The nucleotide sequence GAAACAAGGCTGTTCTACCCTGGGAAAGCAGTGCATGTTTGGAAGGCAGTGGTGAGGTGCTTCCCTAGGACCGGTTATGGCTGGCTCAGGCATACTTCACATGGACATGGCTGAGGTTCCTGCAAATCCCTGGCACATTTGCACCACTACGAACCCTGTTGGCATGAGGGGGACCACTGGACTACTTATCCTTCCCCATGCTTCTTGAATGGAGCCAGAAGCCTTGTCCTCAACCTGCTGGTCCCATAGGAATGCTCCGCCCACAGCAAATAATAGGTGAGCATGTACCGAAGCCTCACTGAGCAGGTAGGGGACTGCAGATGCTCTTGGGCTCCAAGAGGGCCATCAAGCCTTCTGGGCAGCCTTGGAGCCATTTGTCCTCAGAGTTACTACTCCACATGAAGACACATTCTGTCTCAGGTCAAAACCCTTCAGAGATGCCATGTCAAGCCTGGGCAGATGAGTAGAGGCCTCGGTCTTCTGCACCAGCAAGAAGAAACAGAGATGTCACATCAAACTGATGCCGAAGACTGGGGTCTTGCTGTGGGTGGCTATGTTGACTTCTCCTGCTGGACAGTGAAAGGcttgacctccacatgtggcTCAGCTCCGTttgctgcctctgcttctcagaagTGATGACCTGCCTTCACTGCCTCGATGTCTGAGATCAGGGTCCTCGCCAGAAAGATGCCAAAGATCTGAAACCAAAGCCAAAGGTCAGTGGCCCAAAACAGGGGCAAGGAGCCGAGATGAGCCGTTTGAGACTGCTTACATGGACTCCCTCACCTACTCTACCAGGTCAAGGGCAACATGAGAGCAAAGCTTGAACAAGTGGCAAAGAATGACCCACCTCATGGAAAATGAGCCCCGTGGTAGGCTGTTGCATCCCTCATACATGAAAGAGGTCAAAAAAGGCACCACAGACCAAAACAGATGCTCAGCCTCTCCCCAAGGAATGAACATGCCACATACCAGGTAGGACCCACACACTTGAGTGTAGGTCAAACTGAAAAATAACACCAACGGTTCCAAACTGGCCACCCTGCCAGCCTGATTCCCAAGGGAATAACCTCCCAGCCATAACCCTGATTTCGGCAGACATATCCTGACCTTAGCAGACAGGAATGTCATGAGGAAAGGGTGAGGTTTTTCTACCTAAACAGACCAACAGAACCTCGGTAACCTTtggaaatgtttttttgttttttttttttttttttttttttttttggtgttgttgtttctCCCCCCTCCTTAAGTTCTATGCTTCATAACTGAAGCCAGTTTCTCTGAAGTCTTATTGCCCTGGCTAtttcacacataattttttttctctttccacagcTTCTCTCTAGTCTCTGTAGTCACTTAACACAATGACAGAGTAAAGAATAAAGACGAGTGGTGTGGCTGCAGCCAGGTCCACCCAGTCACCTCTTCAAAGCAGAGCCGCCTCACTTGTGCTCTCTATACAAAGCACAGCCTCCACTGTCCCAGGAGTTGTTCAATGGCAGCCAGTGCCTCTTATACATGGGCCATAGTAAAACTGACAGTCTCCCTGATATAACTGGGTCCTTGTCTTTTTCTAGATTttcctgtgggcaccaggcatccaATCACCCCTGGGCCACCAAAGGGTCAGAAGGGGCTCTGTAGTGACAGAAGACTCCAGGAAGCCCAGCCAGGGGACTGAGGACAAGGAAGTTCTGGGATAACTGCCCCAGGTAGTAAGTTACCTCCCACTCTAGAGCTTCTGATACTTCCATCTACTATAAGGGAAGGACCCCAGAGTAGTGATAGTTACTGGCCGTGCACTCCAATCCCCTGACCAACACACAGGCCATTCCATATAAAGCCTACTAGGCTCTCTACAGAGGGTTTCATCTACCTGCCCTAAAAGGCTCTCCTTTTAGGTAGCAACCTGTGGGGTCAGAGGAGCCACAGCCCGTCCCAGGCCCACCCTCCAACACACAGGTACTGGTAACATCATgctatgcatacatatacatgtgccCAGCTTTGGACATCCTATTGCCTAGGCCAGACTCCTTCACAGCAGAGCATATGTAAAGGGCCATACCTGCAGCAGTGAGATGGCAATGAAAACACCAGCCACAATGTAGATGTTCCTGGGGAGCCAGCCTTCCAGAGCCTGGATGCATCCTTTTGTAAAGATGAACTCATCCCACTTGCTCTTCAGCTGCAGGGAAACAGTATAGTGGCCTCAGCCTGAGCACACACAATCCCTGCCCTACCCTAAGACAGCCTGACTCTGTATGGGGCAGAGCAAAGCTCAGCATGTGGACAGTGGTCTGGGGAGACAGAGTGAGGACCACAGAGCAAACCTTGCAAAAACGAAACATACTCCAAATTCAGTCTGGGCCCCTCCTAGGGCATGCGGCTGTACTGTTTAACTAAAGGCTCTCTCAGGGCCAAAGATAAACTCACTCTGCATCTCCACATCTAGAGATGAGAGGGCACCTGCAGCCTGGAGGAAAAAAAGTATGTCTCTTAAGGTAGAGATGAAGAAGTGAGATTCCAAGCATTCTCAATCAAGGAAGTTGGCAGAAGAAAGGACTTTAAGGTTGTTTCGCCTGCTGGTAAGCTTGGTTCTGGGAGACATTCAGCCAGATCCCCTTTTCCCAATCCTAAGGAAAATCAGTATTTGGGGATGCTGTCCCAGTACACATTCCACTCTTACTGTCTCATAAGTGGCAATCAGCCCCAGTTTCTTCGCCATCAACTCCCTGCATGTCAACAGGGATGAAGCATCAGTTCACGTTAGTGACATTATGGGATGCACTGTGCCATCAATGCTCACTGCACTGAAACTCTAACGTCCTGAACCTTAGACTGTGACTGGATTTGGGACAGGTCTTTACAGAGGTGACTAAGTTAAAATGAGGCTATCAGGGTGCAGTCTCATCAACTGTCCATACACGGCCATATTCAGAAGTAAAGATGAGAGAGGAGAGCTGTACAGGCTTGGAAGCCAGTCCTGGAACAGGTCCATCCCAAGCAGCCTCAGGAGTCAACTCAGCTGGCAGCTTGATCTTGGACTTCTAAGTTCCAGAATTGTGAGAAAATAAATGTCTGCCACGTCAGCTTCCCAGTCATTACATTGTGTCATGGCTGCCCCACATGGCAATGAAATTCCCAACAGGAAAGCTAGGTTTCGTAAAGATGCACCTCTCTGACTGTTTGGGACGCTACAACAAAGTACCATAGTGACCTAACATGACAGCAATTTCTTTCTTACCTCTATGGAATGTTAAGCCTAACACTAAGGCACTGGTAGATTTAAgtgtctgctgctgctgcattCTGGTTAAACAGTATCTTCCAACTTAACTTTTATATGCTGGAAGAGGCCAAAAGCTCTTGCaaccccccttctctctttctctttaattaATTTACATGTGTAAGCATTCTGTCTGCAGGTATGTCTGCACACCCCTTGCATGCAGtgcttgtagaggccagaaaGTGTTGttcatcctctgaaactggagttactgacagcTTGAGATACTgaatgtgtgctgggaaccaaaactgGGTCCTCTACAATAGCAACAGGTGCTCTTttcctaagccatctctccaagccatcTTGGGCCTTTTAAAAAGGGCAGTGATCTCGGTCATGGGGGTTCTGCCTTCACTGGGGACTGACTGGGTTTCCCttctgggaagaaaaaaacattcaTCACACAACAGCCTGTTCCTGTGAACTACGGTCAATGAAAGATCAACTGTCCTGGTTAAGAAGGGGGATGTCTACATTCCCTGACACCCCTCCCTTTCACAACAGCAGCCACCCACAACACCAAAACCCACCAGAGAATGGACTACAGTGGGGGGTGGGAGTGTCTTTCTGGTTACCTTCTTATACCCAAGCCCTCACTCCTATGTTGTGAAGGAAGCCTTGGATTCTGAGCCCCACACTAGGTCCAAGCACCTTCATCTTCCTACTATGTCCATGTGGAAGCTGGAGCTAGTCGAACACCCCACAAACTTTATCCTCAATTGCAGTACAATAGGTAACTCTCAGCTTCTGTCACCAGTCCCACACTAATTCCCATGCAGTGATGGGCTTAGTGATATTATAGTCACAGGGCTTTAAATCTAgtttgcatgcgtgtgtgtgtgtgtatacatgtgtgtctgtgtgcatggaCACACTTTTGCTAAAGCAGGAACTGAGACCACAGACTAAAACCTAAGAAACAGTCCTTGAAGCTGTGTGTTGGTATGCTTACCTGAATCCTGACGTCATAGCCACACTGTGTGTTCACGACTTTTTGCTGtagaaaaagcagaaaatttaGTCACTCTTTTCCTGTCAAAAACTTGGTGGTGGAAggcattaggaaaaaaaaaaatcacaatccAGTGCCAGGTAGCACCTGTGGAAATTCCAGCACAGCTCTGCACATTATACCCTGTGGTCAACTGCCAGCTCCCTTCCAGCTAGCACAGGAGCCGCTGCTGTGGCAGTTCAGCAGCAAATGCTATAGACACAGGTGCAGAACCAGGACTCACTTTGCCTTATAAGCAAGAGCACAGACCCGGAGAGCACACAAACAATCGGGCATGGCTATAGCTCCAGAAAACTAAGGACACTGGAATCTAAATTTCACACCAGTTCTCATACATCACAAAATAAGGTTAGATGCAGAATGTCCCCAAAGACTTGGTCCCCAGGGTATTGCTATGGGGAGGTGGTGGACTCTTTAGGAAATGAAGCCTGGGAGGAAGCTCTTAGGTCACTAGGGATGTGTCCTGGAAGAACACAACGGTATTCTGCTTTGCTCTTTAGCCATGTGGTGGGTAGCCCTGCCTGCGGTGTAGTCTTTACTGTCTCCAGCAGGTACCACAGATCTGAAAGCATCCAACACCACAAGCCCACTAACTCTTCTTCAATCCTAGGGATTAAAGTTAGGACCTCGTGCTTGCCGCTGACTCCCACAAACCTTTCCTCAGAGGGTTTGTTATAGTGATGCAAAACTGACTACCACCACCACTGAAAAGTAACTTAAAAGCATTCTTGCTCACAGATCATACACTGCAACAAGCCAAATCCTAGCCTTGGGCTACGCTTTGTCAGCCTTGATGCTTACAGATGCCATTACACTTGCTACACTGGTGTATTTCAAATATTCCTGAACACCTCAGACACCACTGGGCAACCTCAGCAAAAAGGCCTCTCCTGGACCAAGAATCCTGCCCAGGTAATAACAGGGAAGGCTTGCTTCTCAGAGACCATGACTAGGCACCACAGGGCTGTGCAGAAACTTGTGGAGGACGGATCTCTGTTCAGGCAAAACGTAGTCTTCCTTGGTTACCCAAAGTGCTCAATTTCCAGAAGCCCAATGACTTAGGCCTAAGACTGGGAATGAAAGCAGGTGAAGAAAGAGCTAGAAAATTAACCCTGGAGCtgctgcacccccaccccacatgGTGATGTGTAACCTCACAACTTCTGTGAGTATACTCTGCAGAAAAAGTACAAAAGGGGGCAGGaccaggggtggtggtggagggagtGGCAGGAAAGCAACACACCCCATCAGTGTGCTGAAAGGCTGCTGGGCTGCAGAGGGGACATATACTCACCGCAGGATCTGGCACGCAGCAGGAGAAGGGTACTCCACATTTCTCTCGGCTGTAGCTGGCACCACTGCAGTTGAAGTAGACATTGAGGTCCCAGTCTTCAGGGCCATAAGCCCCACAGCACTGATTCTGAAATCACAAAAGCCAAGAACTGCATGAGGAGTGCCAGGTAGCTCACCCACCACAAGGTGAATCTGGATATTCCCATCTACCAGAGACACCAAGGCCAAGAAAGACACTGAATGATGCCAACATAGGGGACTCCTTTAAGAAGGAAACAGATATGCATCTCCTCTATGCAACCAAGTCTAGCTCACAGCACCTGTTTCAGTTACCCCTTGGCAGAGCCCACCCAAACTACAACCCCTCCCCGATAAAGGCCTTTTGATGTAGTACTCTCCTAGCCCAAATAACACTGCTGTGTAACAGGCCTTTCGCTAAGATAAATGGTCACACTGGCCATAGTTACCTTTCCGGCCTTTTATATAAAGCAGGTGCTAAATATCTACAACAAGGGTGATTTGTGACTTGGGTGAACAGCAACTCATTAAACTTGATCTGGAGTCTATATGGTGCAGCTGACAAAAACTGCTCCTCAGCCTAAACGAGTGGTACCAAGCACACTAAGAACATCACTGTGACTACAGCAGCCTAGTCACAGCAGGTCTCAGAAGCCAAAACAGAGGCCAGCAGGAACCTCTGCCTCCCTCACACTCTACTTTCTAGTGAAATTCGAATCTTCCCTATCCCTACTCCTCCACTATGAAAGATGCTTTAATGACTTAATGACTAATGTTTCCATCCcaaaccctagaactcactggatCCCTCTTTAGTTTTAGAAGAaaaggagctgggcatggtagagAAAAAACATTCCTCTAATTCCAATAATCAGGAGGTCGAGGCTTGCAAGCTTAAGGGCAGCCCGAGCTACAGAGCAAGATCTTATATCACCTGTTTCAAAAAGAGATAGATGGGCAACAGGGAAGACATCCCTTAGGAAAGAGCAGGAGAAAGTACCAGAAACTAGCAAACCCAATGCCGACTGAGCACAAAAGAAACTGGACAAACAAAAGGCAGCAAGGCCATCCAAAGGGGCCAGAGTGCCAGATTCTCCCAAGTCAGTAACAATACACAGAAGACTCTCTAATCTTATAAACAGATTTTTCTAGACCCCATGTTACATGCAACAGGGTAAACAGGCTTGGGTTAATATCGGTCAGTTATTTTTAGTGCTTTctggtttattttatctttggaACCAAGTGTTCCATAGAAAAGACATTTCAGAAGCCAGGTTACTAGGAGAGGAATATCAAACATGCCACTGTGCCAGGGAGTGGATTCATCCCAGGGGCTAGAGCAGCCACCGATTCAAGCTTCCAGGTAGGTACAGCTGCAAACAAGGGGAAGGAGCAAGAAGTCTCAGGGACACAGCCGGAGCCTGCCTATCCAATCACCTGGGGAAGAAAGTTCCAAAGAGGTCATATTCCTCCATCTGGAGAAGGCTTTCCCTAGGCAGTTTGTcaaacaggaaggagaaaagtCCCAGAGAAGAAGGGCACAGGAATAGCTCCTGCAGTGAGTTACAAGCCTAGGGGAAGAGCCCTATCCTCTACATCCCCTCTACATCCCAGGGCCCCAGATCTGGGGAGAATTGTGACTACCCACAGGGCTACTAGGGAAGACTAGGGAAGACTAGACCCAGAAGGGAGGAATGGGTTCTAGGAGTAGAAGATAGACTTGTCTGCTTAATCCAAATGCTGAGGGAGCTCAAACTGCCATGCCAGCAGCCCAGCAAAGTAGAGGCAGAGTGGCATGCTCCATACCTCCTGCCACGTTGTAGTGGAAAGCCCACTCTGAGGAAAGGCCTCGTTACCATCTCAGCTCAGGGTACCTCAGGCTGACCAGAGGCAGGAAAGGGAATGTCAGGGGCAGAGCTTACGGCTTTCTGAAGGGAGTCGATGAGGTTCTGCAGGTCAATGTCATCCCGATAGGACCTGATGTTGCTCTCAAAGAATTCCCGGAACCGATCCCTCACCCAGTCCTGGAACAGAAAGGCCAGCACAGCTACGGCCAGTTCCAGGAAGAAGATGAGCACAATGGCCCCACAGAACTGCATGGGCACAAGAAGAGAGGTGGAGTTAGCCATCAGTACCCTAGCAGATCCACATACCTGACCTGATCCAGAACCACCACCTGCTGGGGTATTTCGCCTCCTCTGCAACTAGGATTCATCACTATTAACACTACATATGGCACAGTTGGTAACTGAGAGGAGTGAAGAGGGAGGACAAAGCTCCAAGCCACCACTTCCTAGGAGGGAACCCTCATCCCTCTCTCCCTACCCTGATGGCAGTGGTGACATTCTATTGGGATTCATGCAGCCACTGGGAAACAGATGAAGCTTTGCACATGGCCTGAAGGGTCTATGTTAGGATACTTAAAGCTTTGCCACATCCTGGATGTGAAAGAACCTTTCCAAGCAAACCAGAGAAAAATTGCAAGCATGCACAACTGTGCACACAGCCTGCTCACTGGACGTGAGATACAGAACACAGTATTATTAAGGGGGAGGAGATCTAGGAAAAGgtgtgtgctttgcttttcaaataAAGAAAGCTTGACCTAATAAACTCAACAAATAATAgatcatgaagaaaataaaattgttttcctcACCAGGTGCTATTTAATTTTAACTGAATACATTAAAAATGAAGTTGTATCTAAATATAAAACTAAGCTTTTAGTAACTCGTGATTTtgccagaaaatgaaaataaagaattcTTCTTTGCACATCCAACAGATTCACAtctaggaagagggaaaagatTTCTTAAAGCTATTGGCAACATGTTTTATTATAGGAAGGGCAAAGGTGAGCAGCAAGCAATCCCTTTAGAACGTCTAAGGGCAGCTCTAAAGCAAAGGAGGTGGCAGGCACCCTGCAATCTGCTGGCAACTTCCATGGGAGAGGAGGGTCCACAGGGAACCCCACTCTCCGAGGGCGAGGACCCATCATTTCAGCTTTTTTCCCTAAAGTCTTCCCTCCAGTGAGAGAGCAGGTTCAGAGGATTGTTCCTTACTTCTGCTGGACCAGAAAATGCATGTGAACAGCAGGTCTAGCCCATGGCATCCACTACCTCCCACCCTCAACTCCAAGACCACTCACAAACTTGAGGAGGCAGATGTTCTCCCGTAGGGCTCCCACACAGCCTGCGAATCCCAGTGTGAACATCACCACGCCTACCATCAAGACCAGCACCACAGGGTCGATTCCATGCAACCGGGTCACCTTTGTGAGGTCGGACAGCACACCCTGGAAGAGGCAGAGAATAAAAGGCAGCAGTGTCCTTAGGATGGAGTTAAGGCCCTGGGGGCAAGCTATGTCAGCAACTGAACCGAGGGGCCTGCTTCAGAAGGCAAGTCCAGTCATCAAGAGCCAGGCTAGACGCGATGGGCTAGATGTACTGCCCACCTCCTAGAGCCCCTGCGTATACTGTCCTTGTCCACCATAGTTCCCAGGTATTCTCCATGAAGTTCCTGGTCCACACTGAAGCGGAAAGAGGAGGGGTATTCCTGAGAGCCCAGACCCAGATTCCTCCATAGCCTGTAGGATACCTTGGCCATGCCTCAGAGGAGGGGAGTCCTATGAGCTATGGTCAAACTGACTAAAAGCAACTTCATAATGAACATTTTGAGGAGACATCCCCAGCAAGGGTAAATGAGGACAGTGTTGCTCATAGAACTTTCTATGATGGAGGCCTTCATTAGCACTAACCAAAGAGAACCACTGGCTGTACTTGCAATGAAATACAATTAGTCAGAGAAAGGAGAGGTGGCTAAACAGGCAAAGGTACTgtttaatccccaggacccacatggtggaaggagaacacCAACCTACTCCTGTAGGttgttttttcacttttattcacACATATACGTACACTGCCCTCCAAAaccagtaaaatttaaaaaatgcatgcAGTTATATGTGACCAGTGGCAATCACGACAGACAGATTCTGTGATACTCAAAGAAAAAAGGTAAGAGCCGTCAAACCAGGCAGCTGGGCAGCCAACTCCAGGGTAAGGGCTCAAGCCTGCTGCAGTCCCAAATACAGCCACACAGTGGCACTGTTAGGCCTGGGTTGTTGCTTCCAGGTCACTGGGACAGACACTGTACTCCAGCTTTTGCCATCAGCAGTTCACAGGTGGCATTCAAATCCTTGAAAGGCACCCAGGCTCAAGGACAGACCTCATTCTGCTCCTAAGACCATCACAAGAAAGCTCACAGAACAAAGTATGCTGCTTCCTTTTTCTGGAAGCAACCACAGGACAGGGGTTCTTTAGTTTCCTGGTCCCCCTTGCTCCTCCTTCCTGTAAGAATTCCAGCATTCACCACCTAAGGTTCTATCATTAACCTACCATGGGGTAAGTAAGGTCAGTACCATGACTCCACCTTGCCCCTGGAGCTCTAGACCCCCTTGAATAGCAACTGCTCCCTTACCTAGCTGCCTGGCTTCCCCTCCCTCACACTCTGGTAAGCAGCATACAGGTGCTTAAAGACTCACCTTATGCCCCAGAGAGCCCAGGGGCACATAACCAGGACAAGCACTTCAGGAGTAAGCATGACTGCTCAGGGACCTGCTCACTTGTTCCCAGAGGTACGGACAGGGTCTAGGAGGCAGCCCCAGCCCTGCCTTGGGCACAGCTGCCACGTCCTGGGGTTACTTGGGGCTTCTGAGAACAGGAGGAAAACATCTCTGTATTCACAGAGCTTAAAACCTCCAACCTAACTCCTCCATATTGGCCTAACCATCCATGATCTCCGGGAGCCGAGCCAAGCTCAGAGGCACATTCTTTCTGAGGGTTAAAGCTACAAACCTTTCTCTGCATGGTTATTGCCTACTGAACAGCTAGAGGAGGGAACAATTCAAGTCTATTGGCTCTGGGTCTGGCTGCCTGGTAACTGGGGCCCAGTGGGAGAGGTTCCACTTACCTTTTCGCTCCATGCCCACAGCCCGACTCCAAGGAAGACAACTCCAGCCAACTGAGCAGGGGtacaaggaggaagagaagagaaaagtaagGTCAGAAACcaacactaaaataaaatatacatccTTGCTGGGTGTTCCAGTCTCCTGCCCAA is from Meriones unguiculatus strain TT.TT164.6M chromosome 9, Bangor_MerUng_6.1, whole genome shotgun sequence and encodes:
- the Tspan14 gene encoding tetraspanin-14; translation: MHYYRYSNAEVSCWYKYLLFSYNIVFWLAGVVFLGVGLWAWSEKGVLSDLTKVTRLHGIDPVVLVLMVGVVMFTLGFAGCVGALRENICLLKFFCGAIVLIFFLELAVAVLAFLFQDWVRDRFREFFESNIRSYRDDIDLQNLIDSLQKANQCCGAYGPEDWDLNVYFNCSGASYSREKCGVPFSCCVPDPAQKVVNTQCGYDVRIQLKSKWDEFIFTKGCIQALEGWLPRNIYIVAGVFIAISLLQIFGIFLARTLISDIEAVKAGHHF